CAAATGATATAGATagacaattatatatatagggaggtTCTCAATATAGTGGACCAATATATTTAGGAAGAATCCATGTATGAAATCAATCAAAGATAATATATAGTCATACAGACATATAGTCAAATTTGTTAACATGCATGGAGGTCccattgttatcaaagaaaataaatatataatgattattGATTAGTTCCAACCTGCTAATAGCATATAAAAATAGCGTTTGGTACGGTAATATTGAAAAGTAAGTTTGTGTTGTTCAACAACTTTGTTGGCTATTGCTTTCTATCCATCATGTGTTAAGCTTCATGGTTTTTTTAGCTATTACttatataaaaactaatcaagtgcttgatgaaagttatagaTGTGTTTCGTTTGTATTgagtttaataaattattatacgGTAAGAATAGGAATCAAGTCTTTAATCGGGCTAGTGAGGAAACTAGTGGTGATATTTTACAATCTATtgtttcttattcttatttttggatttctagtaGGGATAAAAAAGCTAGTATATCTTGGCCAATGTGGTCAATGAATTCTAtcttttttattgtaattgcatttatgccttttgtttttcttagctTCGGTGTCTTGTCGaagtataatattaataaaatctcagctattctaaaaaaaatagaataatttaaataaataacaagaaaATGGAAggaaaaacctatacaaaaccCACACGTTATGAGCTAAATTCCTAAATTTTTAAGTCTGTTTTTATCAGATGGTGGgatgataggtcaagtcatatagtatgatagccaaatgtcttaaccgtacgggctctgcccttagatttaaaaatttttcgaaaatatatcgaatgacatctctaatgaaagaacatgaaattttaagaacacacaTACAACCTTTATAATTTATCggtatacggtttttgagataaaagattttgaataaattaaagaaataaaatgatttatggagaagaggaaaaaaaaaagtggttgagatttgaggagagagaaaaaatgaatggttgaaatttaagggtattataagtatattaggtaaagattttttaattagtgaataaagaagaatggtaatttaggtagttcaattacttaattgagatttaaaaaaaaaggacaaaatgctTTAGGGGGCGGAATggaggaggggggggggggggggagggggaTTTATCAACCCTCCCAAATTCCACCAATAAAATTCTTACAACTCAATTTATAACCTTCCAACCCTCCCAACCAACTCTCTCAACCCTTTTTACTGGCGGCCGATAAATtctcaatattaaaaaaacataacattacaTAAACTAGATAAAGAAAAATACGAtgcaacatttttttaaaaactaaatcaaaTCCTCGATCGGTGGTGGTTGAGCTGCTGGCTCATCGAGGTATGCCAAATCCAACATCGATACATGCTCCATAAAATCATACCGAAGACGATGATGGACGTTTTCGTCATGTAACTCCCGTAGAACTCTATGATCGTAAGCTACAGGCACCGGTGGATCCATTATATGAATCGGTGAGATAGCCCTCCCGTCGTTCTTTATGATCATATTGTGCAATATACAACATGTGTCGACGACTTTCCCTATCTTCTCCTTATCCATAATCCGGATTGGAATCTTCCATTTTCCCTTAAGCACCCCAAAAGCCCGTTCTACATCTTTTCTCGACGCCTCCTGCACTCGCTTGAATTTAACTTCCTTTGGATCAACTTGATGCGGATACGCTTTTACAAACACATACCACTTAGGATATATTCCATCGGTAAGCAAATACCCACGTTTGTATAGGCGGTCGCGTAAAGTGAATGACGTGTCTAGAGCCGTTCCATTTCTAGTAGTATCATACAATGGCGACCAattcaacacattaa
The Erigeron canadensis isolate Cc75 chromosome 2, C_canadensis_v1, whole genome shotgun sequence DNA segment above includes these coding regions:
- the LOC122587820 gene encoding protein ALP1-like, encoding MIEAVASQDLWIWHAFFGASGSNNDINVLNWSPLYDTTRNGTALDTSFTLRDRLYKRGYLLTDGIYPKWYVFVKAYPHQVDPKEVKFKRVQEASRKDVERAFGVLKGKWKIPIRIMDKEKIGKVVDTCCILHNMIIKNDGRAISPIHIMDPPVPVAYDHRVLRELHDENVHHRLRYDFMEHVSMLDLAYLDEPAAQPPPIEDLI